A portion of the Calothrix sp. 336/3 genome contains these proteins:
- a CDS encoding NYN domain-containing protein: MHLNTFNRETKQYKLLKEPPHWQGANSMDTGIDDNEIKMPDTEEDGIVFHGSNRGRVAIFIDGSNLFYTALQLGIEIDYAKLLYCLTNGSRLLRAFFYTGVDRANEKQQGFLLWMRRNGYRVVTKDLIQLPDGSRKANLDVEIAVDMMNLAPYYDTAVLVSGDGDLAYAVNAVSYQGVRVEVVSVRSMTSDSLIDVADCFIDLDNLKEKIQKDVNTTYNYRSLSNSGLL, encoded by the coding sequence ATGCATTTAAATACTTTTAACAGAGAAACAAAACAATATAAATTACTGAAAGAGCCACCACATTGGCAGGGAGCTAATTCTATGGATACTGGTATCGATGATAACGAAATAAAGATGCCAGATACAGAGGAAGATGGTATTGTATTCCATGGCTCTAATCGCGGTCGTGTTGCAATTTTTATTGATGGCTCTAATCTATTTTATACAGCTTTGCAGCTAGGAATTGAAATTGACTATGCCAAACTGCTTTACTGTCTCACCAACGGTTCTAGGTTGCTGAGGGCGTTTTTCTATACTGGTGTCGATCGCGCTAACGAAAAACAACAAGGTTTTCTATTGTGGATGCGTCGTAACGGTTATCGAGTAGTCACCAAAGATTTGATACAGTTACCTGACGGTTCGAGAAAAGCGAATCTCGATGTGGAAATTGCTGTGGATATGATGAACCTGGCTCCCTACTATGATACCGCCGTGTTGGTAAGTGGGGATGGGGACTTAGCCTATGCAGTCAATGCTGTTTCCTACCAAGGTGTACGGGTGGAAGTTGTCAGCGTGCGTTCCATGACTAGCGATAGTCTGATTGATGTGGCTGACTGCTTCATTGATTTGGATAACTTGAAGGAAAAAATTCAAAAGGACGTAAATACTACCTATAATTATCGTTCTTTATCTAATTCTGGTTTGTTGTAG
- a CDS encoding STAS-like domain-containing protein produces MNSSPLTAKTTTIFVTEVTGDNLCIMCECGKKLYEHIAIAFNAGDNVILSFKDAEDLTSAFLAEAFYQLYAHFPAETIETSLQIVDIHPDDAMDINYVIRDVKEYLQNPLLFQNAICAVMGDDYL; encoded by the coding sequence ATGAATTCTTCCCCCCTAACAGCCAAGACAACTACTATCTTTGTTACCGAAGTTACAGGTGACAATTTATGTATTATGTGCGAATGTGGCAAAAAACTCTACGAACATATCGCGATCGCCTTCAATGCTGGGGATAATGTGATTCTTTCTTTTAAAGATGCTGAAGATTTAACATCAGCATTTCTTGCAGAAGCATTTTACCAACTATATGCCCATTTTCCGGCGGAAACAATCGAAACAAGTTTACAGATAGTTGATATTCATCCTGATGATGCCATGGATATTAATTATGTGATCAGAGATGTCAAGGAATATCTGCAAAATCCTCTACTATTTCAAAATGCAATTTGTGCTGTCATGGGTGATGACTATTTATGA
- a CDS encoding homoserine dehydrogenase, with amino-acid sequence MGVKLGILGLGTVGTGTVELLLNNSQRHPLLSEIEVHRVGVRSLDKPRSVKLPTQKVTTDLETIVTDPDIEIVVEVMGGLEPARSLILQAIAHGKHVVTANKAVISRFGDEIFTAANQAGVYVLLEAAVGGGIPVIQPLKQSLGVNRIQAVTGIVNGTTNYILTRMQTEGSNFDAVLADAQRLGYAEADPTADIDGLDAADKIAILAALAFNGRINLGDVYCEGIRQVSKTDIAYADKLGFVIKLLAIAKRIQPESQTLSVRVHPTLVPKAHPLASINGVYNAILVEGEPLGQVMFFGPGAGAGATASAVSSDILNLVAILKSKPTNPHPLFTCRHHNYSSVAPISQLVTKFYTRFLTKDQPGVIGKLGTCFGQYGVSLESVVQTGFQGDLAEIVVVTHDVQEGDFRQALGEIQSMAAIDSIPSLFRVL; translated from the coding sequence GTGGGTGTAAAACTGGGAATTTTGGGATTAGGTACGGTTGGTACAGGAACAGTCGAGTTACTGTTAAATAATAGTCAGCGTCATCCATTGCTCTCAGAAATTGAGGTTCATCGGGTGGGGGTGCGATCGCTTGATAAACCTCGTAGTGTCAAGTTACCGACCCAGAAGGTAACCACAGATTTAGAAACAATAGTTACCGATCCAGACATTGAGATTGTAGTGGAGGTAATGGGGGGATTAGAACCTGCGCGATCGCTAATTCTCCAGGCGATCGCCCACGGGAAACACGTAGTGACTGCCAATAAAGCTGTCATTTCCCGCTTTGGAGATGAAATTTTTACTGCCGCTAACCAAGCTGGGGTATACGTATTATTAGAAGCAGCAGTGGGTGGTGGTATCCCTGTAATTCAACCCTTAAAACAATCCCTCGGTGTAAATCGGATTCAGGCTGTTACCGGAATTGTAAATGGCACAACAAACTATATTCTCACCCGGATGCAAACGGAGGGTAGTAATTTTGATGCAGTCTTGGCTGACGCTCAACGTTTGGGTTATGCAGAAGCGGATCCAACTGCTGATATCGATGGTTTAGATGCTGCGGATAAAATAGCAATTCTGGCTGCTTTGGCTTTCAACGGACGGATTAATCTTGGGGATGTTTATTGTGAAGGTATCCGTCAAGTCAGTAAAACGGATATTGCCTATGCTGATAAGCTAGGATTTGTAATTAAATTACTGGCGATCGCCAAACGTATTCAGCCAGAAAGCCAAACCTTATCAGTCAGAGTTCATCCGACTCTGGTTCCCAAAGCCCATCCCCTCGCCAGTATCAACGGAGTATATAACGCTATCCTCGTGGAAGGAGAACCTCTGGGACAAGTGATGTTTTTTGGTCCTGGAGCTGGGGCGGGAGCTACTGCTAGTGCGGTATCTTCTGATATTCTTAACCTAGTAGCAATACTGAAAAGTAAGCCCACAAATCCCCATCCCTTATTTACCTGTAGGCATCACAATTATTCCTCCGTAGCACCAATTTCCCAGCTAGTCACGAAATTTTATACCCGCTTTCTGACAAAAGACCAACCCGGCGTAATTGGTAAATTAGGCACTTGTTTTGGTCAGTATGGTGTTAGTCTGGAGTCAGTAGTACAAACAGGTTTCCAGGGTGATCTAGCAGAAATTGTTGTTGTCACCCATGATGTGCAAGAAGGTGATTTTCGCCAAGCTTTAGGAGAAATTCAAAGTATGGCAGCAATAGATAGTATTCCTAGTTTGTTTAGGGTTTTATAA
- a CDS encoding FAD-dependent oxidoreductase yields MVNHTYKVDVLVVGGGVGGTTAAIQAARRGVKTLLVSEFTWLGGMLTSAGVSAPDGNELAAFQTGFWGAYLQELLKRQPGGLDNSWVSFFSYEPRIGAEIFADWVGSLANLQWISGQVPLEVISQENRVTGVRFADFEVEAEIILDGTELGDLLALGDVPYRWGWELQGEWGEKSAPTDFNFLTERYPVQAPTWVVMMQDFGAAMAPEITPAPNYNPSLFSGAWDDYGAEKFLDYGRLPGNRFMINWPLHGNDYGEGVGRLIHSEAEKSAFLQESYWHSQNFAYFIQNQLGRRYGLAEDGFPGKYPAFALHPYYRESRRVIGLTTIREQDILPQEGGQVAALYPDAIAIGNYANDHHYPDIPFPLQPKSIRWGGRWTGTPFTIPYRSLVPATTDGLLVCEKNISVSHIANGATRLQPVVMGIGQAAGMAAAMCIEKNCQPRDLPVQDLQIALIQDRLCPMAIIPLFNLHPQDANWLHWQLHYLDNQPDYPPNGYCPHLSQSQYSYGQNPIIMGQNRFTGIFQRLAHQDYRLVSILENSTQNQSWQLVTWRSPINEFLENLCHGQFITVYGRPNHAGGWLLIEQVEETPQSENLS; encoded by the coding sequence ATGGTCAATCATACATATAAAGTGGATGTTTTAGTTGTGGGTGGGGGGGTAGGAGGAACTACCGCAGCTATCCAAGCCGCACGAAGGGGAGTCAAAACCCTACTGGTGAGTGAATTTACTTGGTTAGGAGGAATGTTAACCTCCGCAGGAGTGTCAGCACCCGATGGTAATGAGTTAGCAGCATTTCAAACAGGGTTTTGGGGTGCATATCTGCAAGAATTACTCAAACGACAACCAGGGGGTTTGGATAACTCCTGGGTAAGTTTTTTCAGCTATGAGCCTAGAATTGGGGCAGAAATTTTTGCTGACTGGGTGGGAAGTTTGGCAAATCTGCAATGGATTTCTGGACAAGTACCTCTAGAAGTGATAAGTCAGGAAAACCGGGTGACAGGTGTGAGGTTTGCGGATTTTGAAGTGGAGGCTGAAATTATTCTCGATGGCACGGAATTAGGGGATTTGTTAGCTTTAGGGGATGTTCCTTACCGTTGGGGTTGGGAATTACAGGGAGAATGGGGTGAAAAAAGTGCCCCTACAGATTTTAATTTTCTTACGGAAAGATATCCTGTACAAGCACCGACTTGGGTTGTGATGATGCAGGATTTTGGGGCAGCTATGGCTCCAGAAATTACCCCCGCTCCCAATTACAATCCATCATTGTTTTCCGGTGCTTGGGATGACTACGGGGCAGAGAAATTTTTAGATTATGGGCGTTTGCCTGGGAACAGATTCATGATAAATTGGCCCCTCCATGGCAATGATTATGGTGAAGGGGTGGGGCGATTAATTCACTCAGAGGCAGAAAAATCTGCATTTCTCCAGGAATCCTACTGGCATAGTCAAAATTTTGCCTATTTCATCCAAAATCAATTGGGAAGACGTTATGGTTTAGCAGAAGATGGGTTTCCAGGAAAATATCCAGCTTTTGCCCTACACCCATACTACCGAGAAAGTCGGCGAGTCATAGGTTTAACAACTATCCGTGAACAGGATATTTTGCCCCAGGAAGGGGGACAGGTTGCAGCATTATACCCAGACGCGATCGCCATAGGAAATTACGCCAATGACCACCATTATCCCGATATCCCATTCCCCCTACAACCTAAATCCATCCGTTGGGGAGGTAGATGGACAGGTACACCCTTTACCATCCCTTACCGTTCTTTAGTTCCCGCAACCACAGATGGTTTATTGGTGTGCGAAAAAAATATTTCTGTTTCCCATATTGCTAATGGAGCAACCAGACTCCAACCCGTAGTGATGGGAATTGGACAAGCTGCGGGAATGGCAGCAGCAATGTGCATTGAGAAAAACTGTCAACCCAGGGATTTACCTGTACAAGATTTACAGATAGCTTTAATACAAGATAGGCTTTGCCCGATGGCAATTATTCCGTTATTTAATTTACATCCTCAAGATGCTAACTGGTTGCATTGGCAACTTCACTACTTAGACAATCAACCAGACTACCCTCCTAACGGTTATTGTCCTCACCTATCTCAAAGTCAGTACTCCTACGGACAGAACCCCATAATTATGGGGCAAAATCGTTTTACAGGAATTTTCCAACGTTTGGCTCACCAGGATTACCGACTAGTAAGCATCCTAGAAAATAGCACCCAGAATCAATCTTGGCAGTTGGTTACCTGGCGATCGCCCATAAATGAATTCCTAGAAAACCTCTGCCATGGGCAATTTATCACAGTCTATGGTCGTCCTAACCACGCTGGCGGCTGGTTACTAATCGAACAAGTTGAGGAAACACCACAGTCAGAAAATTTAAGTTAA
- the patX gene encoding heterocyst-inhibiting protein PatX, with product MRSAISLLVTSALLSSIVVNYELVANKLDIFQSSTEKHQVLSAKNPPKSRYRGSGRIRRETISFLELRQNLMMAKGKPARNTPRGGDNRREMRQSHESTIYDVV from the coding sequence ATGCGTAGTGCCATTTCACTTTTAGTTACCAGTGCATTACTGAGTTCCATAGTCGTTAACTATGAATTAGTTGCAAATAAGCTGGATATTTTTCAATCATCAACTGAAAAGCATCAAGTATTATCAGCTAAAAATCCACCCAAAAGTAGATATCGTGGTAGTGGACGCATCCGCAGAGAAACTATCTCTTTTTTGGAATTGCGCCAGAATTTAATGATGGCAAAAGGTAAACCAGCAAGAAATACTCCTAGAGGAGGAGATAATCGCAGAGAAATGAGACAATCCCATGAAAGTACTATCTATGATGTTGTCTAA
- a CDS encoding PIN domain-containing protein: MIRQVYPIEEYKFSASDAVLFDANIWLYIYGPPSNISNQYRYAYTLALRRIRGAKSRILLDALILSEFINTYARFFYNKLPNNHKPVDFKAFRNSTDFKPVAEQIARRAKKILEKSEPPKNYFEILQMGTILNEYAEGEADFNDQILAELCRVNNLKLVTHDADFSGSNLTILTANPKLLA; encoded by the coding sequence ATGATCAGGCAAGTCTACCCAATTGAAGAGTATAAATTTAGTGCCAGCGATGCAGTTTTGTTTGATGCTAATATTTGGCTATATATTTATGGTCCACCAAGCAATATTTCTAACCAGTATCGATATGCCTATACCCTAGCTCTCAGAAGGATTCGAGGAGCAAAGTCTCGAATTTTACTAGATGCTCTTATCCTTTCAGAGTTTATTAATACCTATGCTCGCTTCTTTTACAATAAGTTGCCCAACAACCATAAACCCGTTGATTTTAAAGCTTTTCGCAATAGCACAGATTTCAAACCTGTAGCAGAGCAAATTGCTCGCAGAGCCAAGAAAATTTTAGAGAAATCAGAACCGCCTAAAAATTATTTTGAAATTCTGCAAATGGGGACAATTTTGAATGAATATGCTGAGGGAGAAGCTGATTTTAATGACCAAATTCTGGCAGAATTATGTCGAGTAAATAATTTAAAATTAGTCACCCATGATGCGGACTTTAGTGGTTCTAATTTGACAATTCTGACTGCTAATCCTAAATTATTGGCATGA